One region of Alphaproteobacteria bacterium genomic DNA includes:
- a CDS encoding L,D-transpeptidase family protein, which translates to MNNIFYDARTNVSPDGVLRAAGLELSTVTQQLYSNPRALFWNNKANLFEQLRNYAATHGIHDTFVSRETLNGLLSTRDPNDKAIADRLMTESIMRTAQEITRSNGSDFAQTFKNAMLLPAQMTSPNAKTPAQLQIEAALDAAGPQHPIYNSMREQYAHLAARGNLDHPKLVSLRVAMAKVRKEGFDDSVPNNMIRVNIPERRAHYSINGVQGDSAVVIGGALRPDGTMKTTPIATGEVKSAILQPVWDIPPSIAESKGLMNPELITNLRRQYLASGGTGNTYDFTHTNGERYTIDFSRQNIPGVSPFSQKTSPSNPLGGIKLILGGQFAANSIRMHHTANGSSFNQSQLSSGCIRVEKVADIVAALSTNPNLGAGYGYANNRDLIQAAMTPGNLDQNGRQQWAHPEFANMRIPINQGINVRTTYNTVTWDAQNNRAVVHRDIYRRDKYADVPSRFAMPPIAFQNGAIIPAVDNSRQAHTAAPRYQPVQT; encoded by the coding sequence ATGAATAATATTTTTTATGACGCAAGGACGAATGTATCGCCCGATGGCGTATTGCGCGCTGCCGGACTGGAATTATCAACCGTAACCCAGCAACTTTATTCCAACCCGCGCGCACTTTTCTGGAACAACAAAGCTAATCTGTTTGAGCAACTTCGCAACTATGCAGCTACGCATGGGATCCACGATACATTTGTCAGCCGCGAGACATTAAACGGGCTTCTATCCACACGCGATCCAAATGACAAGGCGATTGCCGACCGCTTGATGACCGAAAGCATCATGCGCACAGCACAAGAAATTACCCGAAGCAATGGCAGCGATTTTGCCCAAACATTCAAAAATGCAATGCTATTGCCTGCACAAATGACTTCGCCAAATGCAAAAACGCCTGCGCAGTTGCAAATTGAAGCCGCATTAGATGCCGCTGGCCCACAACACCCGATATACAACAGCATGCGAGAGCAATACGCACACCTTGCTGCACGCGGCAATTTGGACCACCCGAAACTGGTCAGCCTGCGTGTAGCGATGGCAAAAGTTCGTAAGGAAGGATTTGATGATTCAGTTCCTAATAACATGATTAGAGTAAACATCCCCGAACGCAGAGCACATTACAGCATCAACGGGGTTCAGGGCGATTCAGCCGTTGTCATTGGTGGTGCCCTGCGACCCGATGGCACCATGAAAACGACCCCGATTGCGACTGGGGAAGTTAAAAGCGCCATCTTGCAGCCGGTCTGGGATATACCGCCATCTATAGCTGAATCCAAAGGGCTAATGAACCCTGAGCTTATCACCAATTTGCGCAGACAATATCTGGCCTCTGGCGGTACAGGCAACACCTATGACTTTACACACACAAATGGTGAACGCTACACGATCGATTTCTCAAGGCAGAATATTCCTGGCGTTAGTCCATTTTCACAAAAAACCAGTCCTTCCAATCCACTTGGCGGCATCAAACTAATTTTAGGCGGGCAATTCGCCGCCAACAGTATCCGTATGCACCATACGGCAAACGGATCATCCTTCAATCAATCGCAACTCAGCTCTGGCTGCATTCGCGTAGAAAAAGTTGCAGATATTGTTGCCGCATTATCAACAAATCCTAACCTTGGCGCCGGGTATGGCTATGCAAATAACCGCGATTTGATTCAAGCCGCGATGACACCCGGCAATTTAGACCAGAATGGCCGCCAGCAATGGGCGCACCCTGAATTTGCCAATATGCGTATTCCGATTAATCAGGGCATCAATGTACGAACAACCTATAATACCGTGACATGGGATGCGCAGAATAACCGTGCGGTCGTGCACCGCGATATTTACCGCCGTGACAAGTATGCGGATGTGCCATCACGCTTTGCCATGCCGCCTATCGCATTCCAGAATGGCGCAATTATTCCAGCCGTTGATAATTCACGTCAGGCACATACCGCCGCGCCGCGCTATCAACCGGTTCAAACATAA
- the tyrS gene encoding tyrosine--tRNA ligase, with product MTASNSTFLQTLHSRGYIHQITDEKGLDAAAANKTITAYIGFDATADSLHVGNLVSIMLLRRLQQAGHKPIVLMGGGTTKVGDPSGKDETRQLLNDEKIASNIASIKTIFGNYLKFGNGPTDAIMVNNADWLDKLEYISFLRDVGRHFTINRMLAFDSVKLRLDREQPLTFLEFNYMIMQAYDFVELHKRYGCLLQMGGSDQWGNIVNGTDLGHKMAQANLFGLTTPLITTSSGAKMGKTAAGAVWLKADKLSPYDYWQFWRNTEDADVGKFLKLFTDLPLDEIARLSALQGNEINDAKKVLAFEATKLCHGEKAAHDAAETARKTFEEGSVGDNLPIITYSKEDLQIGIPVLDALVKAGFATSKGHARRLIEGGGAKVDDTRLLNINYILKSDGADIKLSAGKKLHALIKAV from the coding sequence ATGACTGCTTCGAATTCAACTTTCCTGCAAACGCTTCATTCACGCGGCTATATCCACCAAATCACCGATGAAAAGGGATTGGATGCAGCAGCAGCCAATAAAACAATTACCGCCTATATCGGCTTTGACGCGACCGCAGATTCGCTTCATGTCGGCAATCTTGTTTCAATCATGCTGCTGCGCCGCCTGCAACAGGCCGGCCATAAACCGATTGTGCTTATGGGCGGCGGCACCACCAAAGTCGGCGACCCATCAGGCAAAGATGAAACCCGCCAATTGCTGAATGATGAAAAGATTGCATCAAACATTGCATCCATCAAAACTATTTTTGGCAATTATCTGAAATTCGGCAACGGCCCAACAGATGCTATCATGGTCAATAATGCCGACTGGCTTGATAAACTCGAATACATTTCATTCCTGCGCGATGTCGGCCGCCATTTTACCATCAACCGCATGCTAGCCTTTGATAGCGTGAAACTTCGCCTTGACCGCGAACAACCGCTAACCTTCCTTGAATTCAATTATATGATTATGCAGGCCTATGATTTTGTGGAATTGCACAAGCGCTATGGCTGCCTACTGCAAATGGGCGGTTCCGACCAATGGGGTAATATCGTCAATGGTACAGACCTTGGCCACAAAATGGCGCAGGCGAATTTGTTTGGTTTAACAACGCCTCTGATTACCACATCATCCGGCGCAAAAATGGGCAAGACTGCCGCAGGCGCTGTTTGGCTGAAGGCTGATAAGCTCAGCCCCTATGATTACTGGCAATTCTGGCGCAATACCGAAGATGCAGATGTAGGCAAATTCCTAAAACTATTTACCGATTTGCCGCTTGATGAAATCGCACGGCTATCAGCATTACAGGGAAATGAAATCAATGACGCAAAAAAGGTTCTAGCGTTTGAAGCAACCAAATTATGCCATGGTGAAAAAGCAGCCCATGACGCCGCCGAGACCGCGCGCAAAACATTCGAAGAAGGAAGCGTCGGCGATAATTTGCCTATTATCACTTACTCAAAAGAAGATTTGCAGATCGGCATTCCCGTATTAGACGCATTGGTGAAGGCTGGTTTTGCAACTAGCAAAGGCCATGCTCGTCGTTTAATTGAGGGCGGTGGCGCTAAAGTTGATGACACGCGTTTGCTTAACATAAATTATATTTTAAAAAGCGATGGCGCAGATATCAAACTTTCTGCCGGAAAAAAACTGCACGCGCTGATTAAAGCGGTGTAA
- a CDS encoding anhydro-N-acetylmuramic acid kinase, producing MAKFSKSINRSKKRLFSAIGLMSGTSMDGIDVALLQTDGKKHVKTGAFASYPYSAGFRKKLKAALGKRKAPSLEKELTKLHARAVKAFLKQFELRAKDIDCVGFHGHTLHHEPAKKVTVQIGDGKLLHKLTGIPVVYDFRSDDVKAGGQGAPLVPVYHRALSASQKTPIVFLNIGGVANITYIGAGQLLACDTGPGNALIDDWVQRHKKGLYDNGGKLAAKGTVDAKWVKRFLANAYFKEPMPKSLDRNTFLKYMPGHLNAEDGAATLTQMTVEAIAQTLKFCPKKPKTIIVCGGGRKNIELLHRLQKATRIKTMPVEWIKLNGDAIEAQAFAYMAVREVLGLPISFKTTTGRR from the coding sequence ATGGCTAAATTCTCCAAATCAATCAATCGTTCTAAAAAGCGCCTATTTAGTGCAATTGGGCTGATGAGCGGCACATCCATGGATGGGATTGATGTTGCGTTGTTGCAAACCGATGGCAAGAAACACGTCAAAACCGGAGCTTTTGCAAGTTATCCTTACAGCGCCGGGTTTCGTAAAAAATTGAAAGCGGCATTGGGCAAGCGCAAAGCGCCATCCCTTGAAAAAGAATTAACAAAGCTTCATGCACGGGCGGTAAAGGCATTTTTAAAACAATTCGAATTACGTGCGAAGGATATCGATTGCGTCGGGTTTCATGGACACACACTGCACCATGAACCCGCTAAAAAAGTGACGGTGCAGATTGGCGATGGAAAATTATTGCATAAGCTTACGGGTATTCCTGTTGTTTATGATTTCCGCAGTGATGATGTTAAAGCGGGCGGGCAGGGTGCGCCATTGGTTCCTGTGTATCATCGGGCTTTGTCAGCAAGCCAAAAGACACCCATCGTATTTTTGAATATTGGTGGGGTTGCGAATATTACGTATATCGGCGCAGGACAATTGCTGGCCTGCGATACGGGCCCTGGCAATGCGCTGATTGATGATTGGGTCCAACGTCATAAAAAAGGGCTATATGATAATGGCGGTAAGCTTGCTGCAAAGGGCACAGTTGATGCGAAGTGGGTTAAGCGCTTTTTAGCCAATGCGTATTTCAAAGAGCCCATGCCCAAATCGTTGGACAGAAATACGTTTTTGAAATACATGCCAGGCCATCTGAATGCAGAGGATGGCGCGGCAACGCTTACGCAAATGACCGTGGAAGCGATTGCGCAGACGTTGAAGTTTTGCCCCAAAAAACCAAAGACAATAATCGTATGCGGCGGCGGAAGAAAAAATATTGAATTGTTGCACCGTCTACAAAAGGCAACGCGTATCAAAACCATGCCGGTTGAATGGATAAAGCTGAATGGCGACGCCATCGAAGCGCAGGCGTTTGCTTATATGGCCGTGCGCGAAGTACTGGGCTTGCCTATCAGTTTTAAGACAACAACCGGAAGAAGATAG